The sequence below is a genomic window from Amycolatopsis sulphurea.
GGGCTCTACCTCAGCACCACCATCGCGGGCAGCTGGCAGGACCGCGTGGTGACCCGCGGCGCCGGGCTGCGCACTGGCGCGGTGTGGCGGCTGCACCCCGAAGGCGTCGCCGTGGAACGCGGCGGCGCACCCGACTTCTGGATCCCGCGCGCGGCGATCACCGGCGCGCGCCGCGATTCCCGCATCGCGGGCAAGGTGATGGGCACCGACGCGCTGCTCGTGCTCACCTGGCGGCTCGGCGAGCTGGAGCTGGACACCGGGTTCCGCGGCGACGACCTCGAAGACTATCCACAATGGATTGACAAGCTTTCCCCCCACGACATCAAAGGAGGTGCCCAGTGAGCACCGCGAACGGCACCCGCGGCCCGGCCGCGCTGGTTCTGGAAGACGGCCTGATCTTCCGTGGCGCGGCCTACGGCGCCCGCGGGCGGACGCTCGGCGAGGCGGTGTTCTGCACCGGGATGACCGGCTATCAGGAGACCCTCACCGATCCGTCCTACCACCGGCAGATCGTGGTGCAGACCGCGCCGCAGATCGGCAACACCGGCTGGAACGACGAGGACGACGAATCGGCCCGGATCTGGGTCTCGGGGTACGTGGTCCGCGATCCCGCGCGCACGCCGTCGAACTGGCGCGCCACCCGCGGCCTGGACGACGAGCTGGTCCGCCAGGGCGTGGTCGGGATCTCCGAAGTGGACACTCGCACGCTGACCCGCCACCTGCGTGAGCGCGGGGCGATGCGGGCCGGGGTGTTCTCCGGCGAGGCGCTGGACACCGACGCGAAGATGGTCGAGCAGGTGCTGGCCGGCCCGCAGATGAAGGGCGCCGACCTGGCCGGCGAGGTCTCCACCGACCAGCCATACGTGGTCGAAGCCCGCGGCGGACGACGGTTCCGGGTGGCCGCGCTCGACCTCGGCATCAAGGCGAACACCCCGCGGCTGATGACCCAGCGCGGCATCGAGGTGCACGTGCTGCCCAGCCGCACCACCGCGGAGGAACTGCTCGCCCTGGCCCCGGACGGCGTGTTCCTGTCCAACGGCCCCGGCGACCCGGCCACCACCGAACACGCCACCGCGCTGACGAAAACCGTGCTGGAACAACGAATCCCGCTGTTCGGCATCTGCTTCGGCAACCAGATCCTCGGCCGCGCCCTGGGCCTGACCACGTACAAGATGCGCTACGGCCACCGCGGCATCAACATTCCGGTGATCGACGTGGCCACCGGCCGCGTGGCGATCACCGCGCAGAACCACGGCTTCGCCCTCGAAGGCGAGCCGGGGCAGCGCTTCGATTCGCCGTACGGCGCCGCGCAGATCAGCCACTACTGCCCGAACGACGACACGGTGGAAGGTGTGCGTGCGTTTGACGTGCCGGCGTTCTCGGTGCAGTACCACCCTGAGGCCGCGGCTGGTCCGCACGATGCGGCGCCGTTGTTTGACGAGTTCGTGAAGCTCATGGAGAAGAAGGCCTGATGACCGCGTCGGGCGGGTCGAAACCGGCGATCGAGCGCCTGCACATCCGCAATTACCGGGTGCTCCGCGACGTGACCTTCGAGACGCTGACTCCGTTGACAGTCCTTTTCGGACCGAACGGCAGCGGCAAGTCGACGGTCTTCGACGTCTTCGCCTTCCTCCACGAGGCCTTCACCACCAACCTGCGCCGGGCCTGGGACGGGCGGAATCGGATCGCCGAGATCCGGAGCCGGGGTGCCGAAGGCCCGGTGGAGTTCGAGCTGAAGTACCACGATCCCAGTACGAATCGGCTCATCACCTACCAGCTGGCGATCGATGAGGAATCGGGCTCGCCGGTGGTGGAGCGCGAACTCTTGCGGTGGACTACGAACCCGGGCCAGGGGCGGCCGACCGAGATCTTGAAGTTCTCGCGCGGCGAAGGTGCGGTCTACGACGAGCAGGCGGGCGCCAAGAGCCCGGAGCGGCTGGACAGCGCCGATCTCCTGGCCGTCAGCAGCCTCGGGCAGCTGAGCAGGTATCCGCAGGTCGCTGCCCTGCGGCGGTTCATCACCGGCTGGTACCTGTCCTATCTGAACATCGACCAGGTCCGGCAGCAGCCGATGGCGGGTCCCCAGGAGAAGCTGTCGGTCACCGGTGACAACCTGGCCAACGTCATCCAGTACCTGGCCGATCGCCATCCCGAGCGGTTGCAGGGCATCTTCGACGTCCTGAGCCAGCGGATACCGGGTCTGGAACGAGTCGATTCGGAGCAGATGCCGGACGGCAGACTGCTTCTGCGGCTCAAGGACCGGCCGTTCGACACGCCGATGCTGGCCAAGTTCATCTCCGATGGAACGTTGAAGTTGCTGGCCTACCTGACGGTGCTCTTCGATCCCGCCCCGGCACCGATCGTCGGCATCGAGGAACCGGAGAACCAGCTGCATCCGAGGCTGCTCTACCCGCTGGCCGAGGAGGTTCGCGCCGCTTCGGCGGAGAGCCAGATACTGGTGACGACGCACTCCCCGTACTTCGCGGATGCTCTCCGTCCGGAAGAGATGTGGGCGCTTTACCGCGATGAGGACGGCTTCACCCAGTGCTCGCGTGCGTCCGAGAACCGCCGGCTGATGGCGATGGTCGATGCCGGCGGGTCGTTGGGCAGCCTGTGGATGGAGGGCTACTTCGGGGTCGGGGATCCCTTGACTAGATCTGGGCGACCGATATGAACCTCGGTCCGCTGACCCTCGACGTACTGGTGGAAGAGCCGTCCGCGAAAGCGGCATTGGCGCACCTCGTCCCGAAGATCGTGCCCGGCGTCGCCTTCCAGGTCATCGGCTTCCAGGGCAAGACGACGATGCTCAAGGAGCTTCCTCAGCGGTTCGCGGGGTATGCGGCCCGAGTTCGGTGGGAGAAGGTGAAGGTCGCCGTCCTCGTCGATCGAGACGAGGAGAATTGCCGTGAACTCAAGGACCGGCTCCTGACGATGGCCAAGGACAAAGGGCTCACCGCCGTTTCGGCTTCCGCTGACCCGGACGTCCTGATCAGGATCGTCATCGAAGAACTGGAGTCGTGGTTCTTCGGTGACGTTCCCGCACTGCGTGCCGCTTATCCGCGGGTTCCGGCCTCGTTGCACAAGCAGCAGCCGTTCCGGGATCCCGACCGGATCGCCGGTGGGACCTGGGAGAGGCTGGGACAGGTGCTCGCCGCGCGTGGTTATCACCGGTCCGGATTGCAGAAGCTGCTCCTGGCATCCGACATCGCCCCGCACATGGACGTAGAGAACAACCGCTCCGCAAGCTTCCAGGCCTTCCGTGATGGTCTGCGGCGCCTGGTGAAAGAAGGAAACTGATGCCCAAACGGACGGATATCCGGCACGTGCTGGTGATCGGCTCCGGGCCGATCGTGATCGGGCAGGCCGCCGAGTTCGACTACTCGGGGACGCAGGCCTGCCGGGTGCTGCGCGGCGAAGGGCTGCGGGTGAGCCTGGTGAACTCCAACCCGGCCACCATCATGACCGACCCCGAGTTCGCCGACGCCACCTACATCGAGCCGGTCACGCCCGACTTCGTGGAGAAGGTGATCGCGGCAGAAAAGGACGCGGGGCGGCCGGTCGATTGTCTCTTGGCCACGCTCGGCGGGCAGACCGCGTTGAACTGCGCGGTGGCTCTGCATGAGCGGGGCGTGCTGGAGCGCTACGGCGTGGAGCTGATCGGCGCGGACATCGACGCCATCCAGCGGGGTGAGGACCGGCAGAAGTTCAAGGACATCGTGCGCACGATCGGTGGCGAGGTGCCGCGCAGCCGGGTGTGCCACGACATGGCGGAGGTCCGCGAGACGGTCGCCGAGCTGGGGCTGCCGGTGGTGATCCGGCCTTCGTTCACCATGGGCGGGCTCGGTTCGGGGATGGCGCACACGGCCGCGGACCTGGAGCGGCTGGCCTCCACGGGCCTGGCCGAGTCGCCGGTGACCGAGGTACTCATCGAGGAGAGCGTGCTCGGCTGGAAGGAATACGAGCTTGAGCTGATGCGCGACAAGCACGACAACGTCGTGGTCGTGTGCTCGATCGAGAACGTGGACGCGATGGGCGTGCACACCGGCGACAGCGTCACGGTGGCGCCGACGATGACCCTGACCGACCGCGAGTACCAGCAGATGCGCGACGTCGGCATCGCGGTGCTGCGCGAGGTCGGCGTGGACACCGGCGGCTGCAACATCCAGTTCGCGTTCAACCCGGACGACGGCCGGATGGTCGTCATCGAGATGAACCCGCGGGTGTCGCGCAGCAGTGCGCTGGCCTCGAAGGCGACCGGGTTCCCGATCGCCAAGATCGCCGCGAAGCTGGCGATCGGCTACACCCTCGACGAGATCCGCAACGACATCACCGGCGAGACCCCGGCGGCGTTCGAGCCTGCTTTGGACTACGTCGTGGTGAAGGTGCCGCGGTTCGCCTTCGAGAAATTCCCCGGCGCGGACCCGACGCTGACCACCACGATGAAGTCGGTCGGCGAGGCGATGTCCTTCGGCCGCAGCTTCCCCGAGGCGCTCGGCAAGGCGATGCGCTCGATCGAGACCAAGGCCACCGGGTTCTGGACGCAGCCCGATCCCGGAGGCGTCACCCTGGAGTCCACTTTGGACGACCTGCGGGTGCCGCACGAGGGGCGGCTGTACGAAGTGGAGCGTGCGCTGCGGCTCGGCGCCACGGTCGAGCAGGTGCACGAGGCGTCCGAGATCGACCCGTGGTTCATCGACCAGATCGCGCTGATCGGCGAGGTCGGCGCGGAGGTCCGCGAAGCGCCGGTGCTGGACGGCGACCTGCTGCGCCGCGCGAAGCGCACCGGCCTGTCCGACCGGCAGATCGCGGCGCTGCGTCCGGAGCTGGCCGGCGAAGACGGCGTACGCACGCTTCGGCACCGGCTCGGCGTACGGCCGGTGTTCAAGACCGTGGACACCTGCGCCGCGGAGTTCGCCGCGAAGACGCCGTACCACTACTCGGCTTACGAGACCGATCCCGCGGCCACTTCGGAGGTCGCGGCGCAGGGTGACAAGCCGAAGGTGCTCATCCTCGGCTCCGGCCCGAACCGGATCGGGCAGGGCATCGAGTTCGACTACTCCTGCGTACACGCGGCGATCGCGTTGCGGGAGGCCGGATTTGAAGCCGTGATGGTCAACTGCAACCCGGAGACGGTGTCCACCGACTACGACACCTCCGACCGGCTGTATTTCGAGCCGCTGTCCTTCGAGGACGTACTCGAAGTGGTGCATGCGGAGCAGCAGTCGGGCACCGTCGCGGGCGTCATCGTGCAGCTGGGCGGGCAGACGCCGCTCGGGCTCGCGGAGCGGCTCGCCGACGCCGGGGTGCCGGTGGTGGGTACGCCGCCGGAGGCGATCAACCTGGCCGAGGACCGCGGCGCGTTCGGCGAAGTGCTGCGAAACGCCGGGCTGCCCGCGCCGAAGTACGGCACCGCGACGTCGTTTGAAGGTGCGAAGCGGATCGCGGACGAGATCGGCTACCCGGTGCTCGTACGGCCGTCGTACGTGCTCGGCGGGCGTGGCATGGAGATCGTCTACGACGAGGAGACGCTGGCCGGCTACATCCACCGCGCCACCGAGGTCACGCCCGAGCACCCGGTGCTTGTGGACCGCTTCCTCGACGACGCGATCGAAATCGACGTCGACGCGCTCTTCGACGGCGACGACCTGTACCTGGGCGGCGTGATGGAGCACATCGAGGAGGCCGGCATCCACTCCGGCGACTCGTCGTGCGCACTGCCGCCGATCACGCTGGGCGCGCAGGATCTTGAAGCCGTACGTCGCTCCACAGAGGCCATCGCGCGCGGCGTCGGCGTACGCGGGCTGCTGAACGTGCAGTACGCGCTGAAGGACGACGTGCTGTACGTGCTGGAGGCCAACCCGCGTGCGTCGCGCACGGTGCCCTTCGTCTCGAAGGCCACCGCGGTGCCGCTGGCGAAGGCCGCGGCGCTGGTTATGACCGGCTCCTCGATCAAGGATCTGCGCGCTTCGGGCGTGCTGCCCGCAGAAGGCGACGGCGGGCGGATGCCGGCCGATTCGCCGGTTGCGGTCAAGGAAGCCGTGCTGCCGTTCCACCGCTTCCGCACGCCGGAGGGACACGGCGTGGATTCGTTGCTGGGCCCGGAAATGAAGTCCACCGGCGAGGTGATGGGCGTGGACGTGTCCTTCGGGCAGGCGTTCGCGAAGTCGCAGCACGGCGCGTACGGCTCCCTGCCGACCTCGGGCCGGGTGTTCGTGTCGGTGGCCAACCGTGACAAGCGGTCGATGGTGTTCCCGGTGAAGCGGCTGGCCGATCTCGGGTTCGAGATCCTCGCCACGACCGGCACCGCGGAAGTGTTGCGGCGCAACGGGGTTCCCTGCTCCAGCGTGCGCAAGCACTACGAAGGATCGACCGAGGCCGAGCCGAACATCGTGGACGTGATCCTCGAAGGTGGCGTGGACATGGTCATCAACACGCCCTACGGGAACAGCGGTCCGCGCGTGGACGGCTACGAGATCCGCACCGCCGCGGTGTCGCGGGACATCCCGTGCATCACCACGGTGCAGGGCGCTGCGGCGGCCGTACACGGCATCGAGGCGCTGATTCGCGGAGACATCGGCGTACGCAGCCTGCAAGACCTGCAGGCCGCTCTGAAGGCGACGTCGTGACCGTACGGTTCGGGGCACGGCTGGCGGCTGCGGTCGCCGCCCGTGGCCCGCTGTGCGCCGGAATCGACCCGCATCCGGGCCTGATCGAGTCGTGGGGCCTTCCGCTGGACGCCAGTGGGCTGGAACGGTTCGCCCTCGGCGCCGCGGAGGCGCTGGGCGCGGTCGTTTCGATCGTGAAGCCGCAGTCGGCGTTCTTCGAAGCGTTCGGCCCGGCGGGCGTGGCGGTGCTGGAGCGCGTCATCGACACCGTGCACGACGCGGGCGCGCTGGTGCTGCTCGACGTGAAACGTGGCGACATCGGCTCCACTATGGCCGCGTACACCGCCGCGTACGTGGCCGAAAAGGCAGCATTTACGGCCGATGCGGCCACAGTTTCGCCGTATTTGGGTTTCGGGTCGCTCGACTCGGCCGTAGCAGCAGCACGTGAAGCGGGCAATGGGCTGTTCGTGCTTGCACGGACGTCGAATCCCGAAGCGCATGCGTTGCAGAGCGCGCGGCTGCCGGACGGCCGTACGGTGGCTCAGAGCGTCGTGGACGCGGCCGCGGAGCACAACGCAGGGGTGGAGCCTTACGGCGACGTCGGCGTGGTCGTAGGGGCGACCGTGGCGCCCGGAGAAGTGGATCTGGCGCGGCTCAACGGCCCGGTGCTGGCACCCGGGTTCGGCGCGCAGGGCGCGACAGTGGCCGATCTGCACGCGGTGTTCGGCCCTGACCTGCCCGGACTGCTGCCCGCTTCGTCCCGCGAGTTGCTGCGCCACGGACCGGACGCGGACGCGTTACGCCGTGCGGCGCAACGCGTTGCCGACCAGCTGGCGGGAATGCGGGAAAACGGCCTTTAGCAGGCCCCGAAATCCCGTTGTAGCGGCCACCCCCGCATTGTGGCCCCTGCTCAGGGGTGGGTACCGTCGCGTCACCCACCCAGATGTGAGAACTACCGGAGGAAAACGTGGCACTTCCCCAGCTGACAGAGGAACAGCGTGCTGCGGCGCTGGAGAAGGCCGCCGCCGCCCGCCGCATCCGTGCTGAGCTGAAGGAGCGGCTGAAGCGGGGCGGTACCACTCTGGTCGACGTGCTGAAGCAGGCCGAGGAGAACGAGGTTCTCGGCAAGATGAAGGTGTCGGCCCTGCTCGAGGCGCTCCCCGGCGTCGGCAAGGTCCGCGCCCAGCAGACCATGGAACGACTGGAGATCGCCCCCAGCCGCAGGCTCCGCGGGCTCGGCGACCGGCAGCGCAAGGCACTGCTGGCCGAGTTCAGCGGCGAGTGAGCGGCGCCGGTCGGGACCACCCGGTGACCCGGGGGACCGGCCACGACGGTGAGCCGGGGGCGAGAGAACTCTCCCGCCCCCGGCTCACCGTCGTCTCGGGGCCTTCCGGGGTCGGGAAGTCGAGTGTGGTGGGGCGGCTGCGGCTGCTCGATCCGGACATCTACTTCAGCGTCTCGGTCACCACCCGGTCCCCGCGGCCGGGCGAGGTGGAGGGCAGTCACTACCACTTCGTGGACGGCGCGGAGTTCGACCGGATGGTCGCGCAGGGCCGGCTGCTGGAATGGGCCGAGTTCGCCGGCAACCGGTACGGCACCCCGCGCGAGCCGGTGGAGCGGGCACTCGCCGAAGGCCGCCCGGCGGTGCTGGAGATCGAACTGCAGGGCGCGCGGCAGGTGCGCGCGGCGATGCCGGAGGCACGGCTGGTGATGCTGATGCCGCCGTCCTGGGACGAACTGGTCGGCCGGCTCACCGGGCGCGGCACCGAGGACGAGGCCGCGGTGCGCCGCCGGCTGGCCGAGGCGGAGCGCGAACTGGCCGCCGCCGGCGAGTTCGACGTGCGGCTGGTGAACGCCGACGTGGGGACGGCCGCGCAGCGGTTGCTAGACTTGATGACCGGTGGCGAACTCTCCGCCACCGCCATCCCGGACGATACGGAGTAGCACGAGTGGCTGTGCAACAGGCGACGCTGGAAGAGCTCGAAGGCATCACCAACCCGCCGATCGACGACCTGCTCGAGAAGGTCTCCTCGAAGTACGCGCTGGTGATCTACTCGGCCAAGCGGGCCCGGCAGATCAACGACTACTACGCGCAGCTCGGCGAGGGCCTGCTGGAGTACGTCGGCCCGCTGGTGGAGCCCGGTCCCCGGGAGAAGCCGCTGTCGATCGCGCTGCGCGAGATTCACGGCGGGCTGCTGGAGCACACCGAGGGTGAGTGACGCCCGGCCCAGGATCGTCTTGGGCGTCGGCGGCGGGATCGCCGCCTACAAGGCGTGCGAGGTCCTGCGGGGCCTCACCGAATCCGGGCACGACGTCCGCGTGGTGCCCACCGCCGCCGCGCTGAACTTCGTCGGCGCGGCGACTTTCGAGGCGCTGTCCGGGCATCCGGTGCACACCGGGGTATTCACCGACGTGCCTCAGGTGCAGCATGTCCGCGTCGGCCAGGAGGCCGACTTGGTGCTCGTCGTCCCGGCGACCGCGGACCTGCTGGCCAAAGCCGCGCATGGGCTGGCCGACGACCTGCTCACCACCACCCTGCTCACCGCCCGCTGCCCGGTCGCGTTCTTCCCGGCCATGCACACCGAGATGTGGGAGCACCCGGCCACCCGGGACAACGTCGCGCTGCTGCGCTCGCGCGGGAGCGTCGTCACCGAACCGGCCGCGGGCCGGCTGACCGGGGTGGACACCGGCAAGGGCCGGCTGGCCGACCCGGCCGAGATCGTCGACCTGGCCCGGTTGCTGCTCGAAGCGCCGCGGGCGCTGCCGCGGGACCTCACGGGCCTGCGCGTGGTGATCTCCGCCGGCGGCACCCGGGAGCCGCTGGACCCGGTCCGTTACCTGGGCAATCGCTCGTCCGGCAAACAGGGCTACGCGCTCGCCCGGGTCGCCGCGCAGCGGGGGGCAGCGGTCACGCTGGTCGCCGGGCACACCGACGCGCTGCCGCCGCCCGCGGGCGTGACTTTGCAGCGGGTGTCCACCGCGCTGGAGCTGCGGGCCGCGGTCCGCGCCGCGGCCGCCGAGGCCGACGTGGTGGTGATGGCCGCCGCGGTCGCGGATTTCCGGCCCGCCTCCCGAGCCGGCCACAAGATCAAGAAGTCCGACGACGCCCCGGATCCGGTCGTCACGCTGGACCGCAACCCGGACATCCTGGCCGAGCTGGTGCGCGAGCGCCGGGCCGGGCAGACGGTGGTCGGCTTCGCCGCGGAGACCGGCGACGAGCACGGCAGCGTGCTCGACCACGCGCGGGCGAAGCTGCGCCGGAAGGGCGCCGACCTGCTGGTGGTCAACGCGGTCGGCGACGGCAAGGCGTTCGGCACCGAGGACAATTCGGGCTGGCTGCTGGCCGCCGACGGCACCGAAGCGCCCATCCCGCTCGGGACGAAGGCCCGGCTGGCGGCCACATTGTGGGACGCGGTGGTGGTTTTGCGCTCGCGTTGACCGGCGGACGAGTTCCGCTCGGTAAGGTGGGTCAGGCAAACGGGGGGACCGGAGAGCGCTCTTCGGTACCGAGTCGAACCGAGGGAGTGGCGAAGTCGTGACTGGGTCCACGAAAAGACTGTTCACGTCGGAATCGGTCACCGAGGGTCACCCCGACAAGATCTGTGACGCGATCAGCGACTCGATCCTGGACGGGCTGCTCACGAAGGATCCGCGCAGCCGGGTCGCCGTCGAGACCCTGATCACCACCGGCCAGGTGCATGTGGCCGGTGAGGTGACCACCGAGGCGTACGCGGACATCCCGACCATCGTGCGGGACGTGATCCTGCGTATCGGCTACGACTCGTCGGCGAAGGGCTTCGACGGCAATTCGTGTGGTGTGAACGTGGCGATCGGCGCGCAGTCCCCGGACATCGCCCAGGGCGTCGACACCGCCTACGAGTCCCGGGTGGAGAGCGACGAGGACGAGATCAACCGGCAGGGCGCGGGCGACCAGGGCCTGATGTTCGGCTACGCCTGCTCGGACACCCCGGAGCTGATGCCGCTGCCGATCGCGCTGGCGCACCGGCTGTCGCGGCGGCTGAGCGCGGTCCGCAAGGACGGCGTGCTGCCCTACCTGCGCCCGGACGGCAAGACCCAGGTGACCATCGAGTACGCCGGGGAGCAGCCGGTGCGGCTGGACACCGTGGTGGTCTCCACCCAGCACGCGGACGGGATCGACCTCGAGCAGATGCTCGGCGTGGACGTCCGGCAGCACGTGGTGGAGCCGGAGCTGGCGGGCCTGGAGCTGGACACCACGGACTCGCGGCTGCTGGTGAACCCGACCGGCCGGTTCGTGATCGGCGGCCCGATGGGCGACGCCGGGCTGACCGGGCGGAAGATCATCGTGGACACCTACGGCGGTATGGCCCGGCACGGCGGGGGCGCGTTCTCGGGCAAGGACCCGTCCAAGGTGGACCGCTCCGCGGCGTACGCGATGCGCTGGGTGGCGAAGAACGTGGTCGCCGCGGGCCTGGCCGGGCGGGTCGAGGTGCAGATCGCGTACGCGATCGGCAAGGCCGCCCCGGTGGGCCTGTTCGTGGAGACCTTCGGCACCGAGACGGTGGACCCGAGCAAGATCCAGTCCGCCATCAGCGAGGTCTTCGACCTGCGCCCGGCCGCGATCATCCGTGACCTGGACCTGCTGCGCCCGATCTACGCGCCGACCGCGGCGTACGGCCACTTCGGCCGCCCGGATCTGGACCTCCCGTGGGAGAGCATCGCTCGCGCCGAGGCGCTGCGCTCCCTCGCCGGCGCCTGATCCCTCCGCTTTTGCTTGGCTGTGAAGGGGCCCTTCACGGACTCAGAGTCCGTGAAGGGCCCCTTCACAGCGTTCGGCAGCGAGGGTGTCGGGGTGGTCTGGTAAAGATCTCCGGGTGAGCAGCTCCGAATCCGCCCCGCTGTGGGACCTGCCGGAGCCTTCGCGCGCCGTGCCGGAGCCGAAGGCCCGACCGGCGAAGAAGAAGCCTGCCCGGTCCCGGAGAGGCCAGCTGCAGCCCGCGCCGGAGCTGCCGGTCGCGCGGGTCGTCGTCGATCTGCCGCTCGCGCATCTGGATCGGCCGTTCGACTACCAGGTGCCGGAGAAGCTGCACGAGACCGCGGTGCCCGGCTGCCGGGTGCGGGTGCGGTTCGCCGGTCAGCTTGTGGACGGCTACCTGCTCGAACGCACCGACACCACCGAGTACGAGCGGAAGCTGGCGTACCTGGAGCGAGTCACTTCGAGCGAGGCGGTGCTGCCGCCTTCGCTGCATGCGTTGTGCCGTTCGGTGGCCGACCGGTACGGCGGCACGCTGTCGGACGTGCTGCGCCTGGCATTGCCGCCCCGGCACGCGAAGGCTGAGGCCGAACCGCCCGCAGAGGCCGCGCCGGTGCCCTCGCCGCCAGACGGGACGGGCTGGGCGCGGTACGAGCGCGGCGGGGCGTTCCTGGACGCCGTAACCAAGGGCGGCCCGGCCAACGCCGTGTGGCAGGCCTTGCCGGGTGAGGACTGGCCTCGTCGGCTCGCCGAAGCCGCGGCCGCCGCGGCGGCGCAGGGCCGGGGCGCGGTACTGGTCGTACCGGACCACCGCGACCTTGCACGCGTCCACGAAGCGTGCGCGAATCTGTTGGGGGACAACGGAGTCGTCGCGTTGATCGCCGGGCTGGGGCCAGCCGAGCGGTACCGGCGCTGGCTCGCCGTGCTGCGGGGCGCGGTGCGCGTGGTGGTCGGTACGCGCGCGGCGATGTTCGCCCCGGTCGCCGATCCCGGTCTGTTCGTGGTCTGGGACGACGGCGACGATCTGCACCTTGACCCGCACGCGCCGTACCCGCATGTGCGAGACGTGCTGATGGATCGGGCGCACGCCACCGGATCCGCTTT
It includes:
- the carA gene encoding glutamine-hydrolyzing carbamoyl-phosphate synthase small subunit, with protein sequence MSTANGTRGPAALVLEDGLIFRGAAYGARGRTLGEAVFCTGMTGYQETLTDPSYHRQIVVQTAPQIGNTGWNDEDDESARIWVSGYVVRDPARTPSNWRATRGLDDELVRQGVVGISEVDTRTLTRHLRERGAMRAGVFSGEALDTDAKMVEQVLAGPQMKGADLAGEVSTDQPYVVEARGGRRFRVAALDLGIKANTPRLMTQRGIEVHVLPSRTTAEELLALAPDGVFLSNGPGDPATTEHATALTKTVLEQRIPLFGICFGNQILGRALGLTTYKMRYGHRGINIPVIDVATGRVAITAQNHGFALEGEPGQRFDSPYGAAQISHYCPNDDTVEGVRAFDVPAFSVQYHPEAAAGPHDAAPLFDEFVKLMEKKA
- a CDS encoding DUF4276 family protein: MNLGPLTLDVLVEEPSAKAALAHLVPKIVPGVAFQVIGFQGKTTMLKELPQRFAGYAARVRWEKVKVAVLVDRDEENCRELKDRLLTMAKDKGLTAVSASADPDVLIRIVIEELESWFFGDVPALRAAYPRVPASLHKQQPFRDPDRIAGGTWERLGQVLAARGYHRSGLQKLLLASDIAPHMDVENNRSASFQAFRDGLRRLVKEGN
- the carB gene encoding carbamoyl-phosphate synthase large subunit gives rise to the protein MPKRTDIRHVLVIGSGPIVIGQAAEFDYSGTQACRVLRGEGLRVSLVNSNPATIMTDPEFADATYIEPVTPDFVEKVIAAEKDAGRPVDCLLATLGGQTALNCAVALHERGVLERYGVELIGADIDAIQRGEDRQKFKDIVRTIGGEVPRSRVCHDMAEVRETVAELGLPVVIRPSFTMGGLGSGMAHTAADLERLASTGLAESPVTEVLIEESVLGWKEYELELMRDKHDNVVVVCSIENVDAMGVHTGDSVTVAPTMTLTDREYQQMRDVGIAVLREVGVDTGGCNIQFAFNPDDGRMVVIEMNPRVSRSSALASKATGFPIAKIAAKLAIGYTLDEIRNDITGETPAAFEPALDYVVVKVPRFAFEKFPGADPTLTTTMKSVGEAMSFGRSFPEALGKAMRSIETKATGFWTQPDPGGVTLESTLDDLRVPHEGRLYEVERALRLGATVEQVHEASEIDPWFIDQIALIGEVGAEVREAPVLDGDLLRRAKRTGLSDRQIAALRPELAGEDGVRTLRHRLGVRPVFKTVDTCAAEFAAKTPYHYSAYETDPAATSEVAAQGDKPKVLILGSGPNRIGQGIEFDYSCVHAAIALREAGFEAVMVNCNPETVSTDYDTSDRLYFEPLSFEDVLEVVHAEQQSGTVAGVIVQLGGQTPLGLAERLADAGVPVVGTPPEAINLAEDRGAFGEVLRNAGLPAPKYGTATSFEGAKRIADEIGYPVLVRPSYVLGGRGMEIVYDEETLAGYIHRATEVTPEHPVLVDRFLDDAIEIDVDALFDGDDLYLGGVMEHIEEAGIHSGDSSCALPPITLGAQDLEAVRRSTEAIARGVGVRGLLNVQYALKDDVLYVLEANPRASRTVPFVSKATAVPLAKAAALVMTGSSIKDLRASGVLPAEGDGGRMPADSPVAVKEAVLPFHRFRTPEGHGVDSLLGPEMKSTGEVMGVDVSFGQAFAKSQHGAYGSLPTSGRVFVSVANRDKRSMVFPVKRLADLGFEILATTGTAEVLRRNGVPCSSVRKHYEGSTEAEPNIVDVILEGGVDMVINTPYGNSGPRVDGYEIRTAAVSRDIPCITTVQGAAAAVHGIEALIRGDIGVRSLQDLQAALKATS
- the pyrF gene encoding orotidine-5'-phosphate decarboxylase; translation: MTVRFGARLAAAVAARGPLCAGIDPHPGLIESWGLPLDASGLERFALGAAEALGAVVSIVKPQSAFFEAFGPAGVAVLERVIDTVHDAGALVLLDVKRGDIGSTMAAYTAAYVAEKAAFTADAATVSPYLGFGSLDSAVAAAREAGNGLFVLARTSNPEAHALQSARLPDGRTVAQSVVDAAAEHNAGVEPYGDVGVVVGATVAPGEVDLARLNGPVLAPGFGAQGATVADLHAVFGPDLPGLLPASSRELLRHGPDADALRRAAQRVADQLAGMRENGL
- the rpoZ gene encoding DNA-directed RNA polymerase subunit omega; this translates as MAVQQATLEELEGITNPPIDDLLEKVSSKYALVIYSAKRARQINDYYAQLGEGLLEYVGPLVEPGPREKPLSIALREIHGGLLEHTEGE
- a CDS encoding AAA family ATPase, giving the protein MTASGGSKPAIERLHIRNYRVLRDVTFETLTPLTVLFGPNGSGKSTVFDVFAFLHEAFTTNLRRAWDGRNRIAEIRSRGAEGPVEFELKYHDPSTNRLITYQLAIDEESGSPVVERELLRWTTNPGQGRPTEILKFSRGEGAVYDEQAGAKSPERLDSADLLAVSSLGQLSRYPQVAALRRFITGWYLSYLNIDQVRQQPMAGPQEKLSVTGDNLANVIQYLADRHPERLQGIFDVLSQRIPGLERVDSEQMPDGRLLLRLKDRPFDTPMLAKFISDGTLKLLAYLTVLFDPAPAPIVGIEEPENQLHPRLLYPLAEEVRAASAESQILVTTHSPYFADALRPEEMWALYRDEDGFTQCSRASENRRLMAMVDAGGSLGSLWMEGYFGVGDPLTRSGRPI
- a CDS encoding transporter, with protein sequence MERFWLVLAIVVFFLLCLYGMWLGWRRKSRSQSAWVPPFPEVPAEPGEVVLESTGLYLSTTIAGSWQDRVVTRGAGLRTGAVWRLHPEGVAVERGGAPDFWIPRAAITGARRDSRIAGKVMGTDALLVLTWRLGELELDTGFRGDDLEDYPQWIDKLSPHDIKGGAQ
- the gmk gene encoding guanylate kinase; protein product: MSGAGRDHPVTRGTGHDGEPGARELSRPRLTVVSGPSGVGKSSVVGRLRLLDPDIYFSVSVTTRSPRPGEVEGSHYHFVDGAEFDRMVAQGRLLEWAEFAGNRYGTPREPVERALAEGRPAVLEIELQGARQVRAAMPEARLVMLMPPSWDELVGRLTGRGTEDEAAVRRRLAEAERELAAAGEFDVRLVNADVGTAAQRLLDLMTGGELSATAIPDDTE
- the mihF gene encoding integration host factor, actinobacterial type, with the translated sequence MALPQLTEEQRAAALEKAAAARRIRAELKERLKRGGTTLVDVLKQAEENEVLGKMKVSALLEALPGVGKVRAQQTMERLEIAPSRRLRGLGDRQRKALLAEFSGE